A single window of Populus nigra chromosome 17, ddPopNigr1.1, whole genome shotgun sequence DNA harbors:
- the LOC133677443 gene encoding ferredoxin-dependent glutamate synthase 1, chloroplastic/mitochondrial-like, translating into MASLQSPVVSPIPQLVNATRPNSLNKNLLFVDFAGLYCKSKRTRRRIGLSSSFSRFSIKKNSSPVHAILSVDRQNISPQYPHPPDLKPQVANLEDIISERGACGVGFIANLENKPSHAIVKDALTALGCMEHRGGCGADNDSGDGSGLMTSIPWELFDKWAESEGIGSFDKSHTGVGMVFFPKDDNLVKEAKKAIVNIFEQEGLEVLGWRSVPVNTSVVGFYAKETMPNIQQVFVKVIKEENVDDIERELYICRKLIERAANSANWGNELYFCSLSNQTIVYKGMLRSEVLGMFYSDLQNDIYKSPFAIYHRRYSTNTSPRWPLAQPMRFLGHNGEINTIQGNLNWMQSRETSLKSSVWHGRENEIRPYGNPKASDSANLDSAAELLIRSGRAPEEALMILVPEAYKNHPTLTIKYPEVVDFYDYYKGQMEAWDGPALLLFSDGKTVGACLDRNGLRPARYWRTVDNFVYVASEVGVVPMDESKVTMKGRLGPGMMIAVDLPGGQVYENTEVKKRVALLNPYGKWVKENLRSLKPANFLSATVMDNEVTLNRQQAFGYSSEDVQMVIENMASQGKEPTFCMGDDIPLAILSQKPHMLYDYFKQRFAQVTNPAIDPLREGLVMSLEVNIGKRRNILEVGPENASQVILSSPVLNEGELELLLKDPYLKPQVLPTFFDIRKGVEGSLEKTLIKLCEAADEAVRNGSQLLVLSDRSDELEPTRPAIPILLAVGAVHQHLIQNGLRMSTSIVADTAQCFSTHQFACLIGYGASAICPYLALETCRQWRLNKRTVNLMMNGKMPTVTIEQAQKNFCKAVKSGLLKILSKMGISLLSSYCGAQIFEIYGLGKEIVDLAFCGSVSNIGGATFDELARETLSFWVKAFSQATAKRLENYGFIQFRPGGEYHGNNPEMSKLLHKAVRQKSENAFSIYQQHLSNRPVNVLRDLLEFKSDRAPIPVGKVEPATSIVQRFCTGGMSLGAISRETHEAIAIAMNRLGGKSNSGEGGEDPIRWSPLTDVVDGYSPTLPHLKGLQNGDTATSAIKQVASGRFGVTPTFLVNADQLEIKIAQGAKPGEGGQLPGKKVSAYIARLRNSKPGVPLISPPPHHDIYSIEDLAQLIYDLHQVNPKAKVSVKLVAEAGIGTVASGVAKGNADIIQISGHDGGTGASPISSIKHAGGPWELGLTESHQTLIENGLRERVILRVDGGFKSGVDVMMAAVMGADEYGFGSVAMIATGCVMARICHTNNCPVGVASQREELRARFPGIPGDLVNFFLYVAEEIRGMLAQLGYQKLDDIIGHTDLLRPRDISLVKTQHLDLSCIMSSVGLPKLRSTDIRNQDVHTNGPVLDDVVLADPEILDAINNEKVVNKTIKIYNVDRAVCGRIAGVVAKKYGDTGFAGQLNITFTGSAGQSFACFLTPGMNIRLIGEANDYVGKGMAGGELVVTPVENTGFVPEDAAIVGNTCLYGATGGQVFVRGKAGERFAVRNSLAQAVVEGTGDHCCEYMTGGCVVVLGKVGRNVAAGMTGGLAYILDEDDTLMPKVNKEIVKVQRVTASVGQMQLKSLIEAHVEKTGSSKGAAILKEWDTNLPLFWQLVPPSEEDTPEACAAYEANSAGQVTSLQSA; encoded by the exons ATGGCTTCTCTTCAATCACCAGTAGTCTCCCCGATTCCGCAACTCGTCAATGCTACAAGACCGAACTCACTCAATAAgaatttgttatttgttgatttcGCTGGACTCTACTGTAAATCGAAGAGAACTAGAAGGAGAATAGGACTTTCTTCGAGTTTCTCtcgattttcaattaaaaagaactCCAGTCCGGTCCACGCCATTCTCAGTGTTGACCGTCAAAACATCTCTCCGCAGTATCCTCATCCTCCTGATTTGAAACCGcag GTAGCAAACTTGGAGGATATAATATCAGAAAGAGGAGCATGTGGAGTTGGATTTATTGCGAATTTGGAAAACAAGCCGTCCCATGCGATTGTCAAGGATGCACTTACGGCTCTTGGTTGTATGGAACATCGTGGAGGTTGTGGAGCAGATAATGACTCTGGTGATGGTTCAGGACTGATGACTTCGATTCCGTGGGAGTTATTTGATAAATGGGCTGAGAGTGAAGGGATTGGTTCTTTTGATAAGTCGCATACTGGTGTTGGGATGGTTTTTTTCCCTAAAGATGATAACCTTGTGAAAGAAGCCAAAAAAG caattgtaaatatttttgaacAAGAGGGCCTTGAGGTGCTTGGATGGAGGTCCGTTCCTGTAAACACGTCCGTAGTTGGTTTTTATGCAAAAGAAACCATGCCCAACATCCAACAAGTAtttgttaaagttattaaaGAAGAGAATGTTGACGACATTGAACGAGAACTGTATATCTGCCGGAAGCTGATTGAAAGGGCGGCGAACTCAGCAAATTGGGGGAATGAGCTTTATTTCTGCTCTTTGTCTAATCAAACAATTGTTTATAAGGGAATGCTTCGTTCTGAAGTTCTTGGGATGTTTTATTCTGACCTTCAGAATGATATCTACAAATCACCTTTCGCTATTTATCATCGAAGGTATAGCACAAATACTAGTCCCAGATGGCCTCTTGCTCAACCAATGCGGTTTCTTGGTCATAATGGAGAGATTAACACCATACAG GGTAACCTGAATTGGATGCAATCTCGAGAAACCTCATTGAAATCTTCGGTTTGGCATGGTCGTGAAAATGAAATTCGTCCTTATGGGAACCCGAAGGCATCGGATTCAGCAAATCTTGACAGTGCAGCCGAA CTGTTAATAAGGAGTGGACGCGCTCCTGAGGAGGCGTTGATGATTCTTGTCCCTGAGGCATATAAAAATCATCCAACTCTGACAATCAAATATCCTGAG GTTGtagatttttatgattattacaAGGGTCAGATGGAAGCTTGGGATGGACCTGCTTTACTCTTATTCAG TGATGGAAAGACAGTTGGGGCTTGTCTCGATAGGAATGGACTCCGTCCTGCTAGATATTGGCGGACAGTGGACAATTTTGTATATGTTGCATCTGAG GTTGGGGTTGTACCAATGGATGAATCAAAAGTAACGATGAAAGGACGTCTAGGTCCCGGAATGATGATAGCTGTAGATTTGCCTGGTGGCCAG GTTTATGAGAACACCGAAGTAAAAAAGCGAGTAGCACTGTTAAATCCATACGGAAAATGGGTCAAGGAAAACCTGCGATCCTTGAAGCCTGCAAACTTCCTCTCTGCAACAGTTATGGACAATGAAGTAACTTTAAACCGCCAACA GGCGTTCGGCTACTCCAGCGAGGATGTCCAAATGGTTATTGAGAATATGGCTTCGCAAGGGAAGGAGCCTACATTTTGCATGGGAGATGATATTCCACTGGCGATATTGTCTCAAAAGCCGCATATGCTTTATGACTATTTTAAACAACGGTTTGCACAG GTTACAAATCCAGCTATAGACCCTCTCAGAGAAGGATTAGTTATGTCTCTTGAAGTCAATATTGGAAAGCGAAGAAACATCTTGGAAGTTGGACCAGAAAATGCTTCACAG GTTATCTTGTCTAGTCCTGTACTAAATGAAGGAGAGCTTGAATTGTTACTGAAGGATCCCTACTTAAAACCTCAAGTTTTACCAACCTTTTTTGATATACGCAAAGGGGTTGAGGGTTCTTTGGAGAAAACATTAATTAAGCTTTGTGAGGCAGCTGATGAAGCTGTTAGAAATGGTTCCCAATTACTTGTTCTCTCCGACCGATCTGATGAGCTG GAACCCACTCGGCCTGCAATTCCAATTCTTCTTGCTGTTGGTGCTGTTCATCAGCATCTTATTCAGAATGGTTTGCGAATGTCAACTTCAATTGTAGCTGACACTGCTCAGTGCTTTAGCACTCATCAGTTTGCCTGTTTGATTGGATATGGTGCTAG tgCTATATGTCCGTACTTGGCACTGGAAACATGTCGGCAGTGGCGCCTGAATAAAAGAACTGTGAATCTGATGATGAATGGCAAGATGCCTACTGTAACAATTGAACAAGCTCAAAAGAATTTTTGCAAG GCAGTTAAATCTGGTCTTCTCAAAATTCTTTCTAAGATGGGCATCTCATTGCTTTCAAG tTACTGTGGTGCGCAGATATTTGAGATTTATGGATTGGGGAAGGAGATTGTTGATCTAGCATTCTGTGGCAGTGTTTCAAATATTGGTGGAGCAACTTTTGATGAG TTGGCAAGGGAGACGTTGTCTTTCTGGGTGAAAGCTTTCTCCCAGGCTACAGCTAAAAGACTGGAAAATTATGGATTTATACAATTCAGACCTGGAG GGGAATATCATGGAAACAATCCAGAGATGTCAAAGCTGCTTCACAAAGCTGTTCGCCAAAAGAGTGAAAATGCATTTTCTATTTATCAGCAGCATTTGTCTAACCGGCCTGTGAAT GTTCTTCGTGATCTTCTTGAGTTCAAAAGTGATCGTGCTCCAATACCCGTGGGAAAGGTTGAACCTGCCACATCTATTGTTCAACGGTTTTGCACTGGTGGGATGTCGCTTGGAGCTATTTCTAGAGAAACTCATGAAGCAATTGCCATTGCTATGAACAGATTAGGTGGAAAATCTAATTCAGGGGAAGGTGGTGAG GATCCTATTCGCTGGAGCCCACTTACTGATGTTGTTGATGGGTACTCTCCGACGTTACCACATCTTAAAGGTCTTCAAAATGGTGATACTGCTACCAGCGCTATTAAACAG GTTGCTTCAGGACGTTTTGGTGTCACTCCAACATTCTTGGTCAATGCTGATCAGttagaaatcaaaattgcaCAAGGTGCCAAGCCTGGTGAAGGTGGCCAGTTGCCCGGGAAGAAAGTCAGTGCATACATTGCAAGGCTGAGAAATTCAAAACCTGGGGTTCCGCTTATATCTCCACCCCCACACCATGACATTTATTCCATTGAAGATCTTGCGCAATTGATCTATGACCTTCATCAG GTCAATCCTAAGGCTAAGGTTTCTGTAAAGCTTGTGGCAGAAGCTGGTATTGGCACAGTTGCATCTGGGGTAGCAAAGGGTAATGCTGATATTATACAG ATATCAGGGCATGATGGTGGAACTGGAGCTAGCCCCATAAGTTCCATTAAGCATGCTGGTGGACCTTGGGAACTTGGACTCACAGAATCCCATCAG ACTCTCATTGAGAATGGGCTCAGAGAAAGAGTGATCCTTAGGGTTGATGGGGGCTTCAAAAGCGGAGTTGATGTCATGATGGCTGCAGTAATGGGTGCCGATGAGTATGGATTTGGTTCCGTTGCAATGATTGCTACGGGATGTGTAATGGCCCGCATTTGTCACACTAATAACTGCCCTGTTGGTGTTGCCAGCCAG AGAGAAGAACTACGTGCTCGGTTTCCTGGCATCCCTGGTGAtcttgttaatttctttttatatgttgcTGAGGAG ATAAGAGGCATGCTGGCACAATTGGGTTATCAGAAGTTAGATGATATCATTGGGCATACAGATTTGTTAAGACCACGAGATATATCTCTTGTCAAAACTCAGCATCTTGATCTCAGTTGTATCATGTCG AGTGTAGGCTTACCAAAACTGAGAAGTACTGATATCAGGAATCAAGATGTTCACACCAATGGTCCTGTTTTAGATGATGTTGTTCTAGCAGATCCAGAG ATTCTAGATGCTATTAATAATGAAAAAGTTGtcaataaaaccataaaaatatacaatGTGGACCGGGCTGTTTGTGGGCGTATAGCTGGTGTGGTTGCAAAGAAATATGGCGACACTGGTTTTGCTGGGCAGCTGAACATAAC GTTTACCGGGAGTGCAGGGCAGTCGTTTGCATGCTTTTTGACACCTGGAATGAACATTCGCCTAATAGGAGAGGCTAATGATTACGTGGGGAAG GGTATGGCTGGAGGAGAATTAGTCGTAACTCCTGTGGAGAACACTGGATTTGTTCCTGAGGATGCAGCTATTGTCGGGAATACTTGCTTGTATGGGGCTACAGGTGGCCAAGTATTTGTCAGAGGGAAAGCTGGGGAGCGGTTTGCTGTCAGAAACTCACTTGCTCAAGCTGTAGTTGAAGGCACTGGAGACCATTGTTGTGAATACATGACTGGTGGTTGTGTGGTGGTACTTGGAAA GGTGGGTAGGAATGTAGCTGCTGGGATGACTGGAGGTTTGGCTTACATTCTTGATGAGGATGACACTTTGATGCCCAAG GTAAATAAAGAGATAGTGAAGGTCCAAAGAGTAACTGCATCTGTTGGCCAGATGCAGCTAAAGAGCCTTATTGAAGCTCACGTT GAAAAAACCGGGAGCAGCAAAGGCGCAGCTATCCTGAAGGAGTGGGACACAAATCTTCCACTCTTTTGGCAGCTAGTACCACCCAGTGAAGAAGACACCCCAGAGGCTTGTGCAGCATACGAGGCAAACAGTGCTGGGCAAGTGACATCATTGCAATCTGCATAA
- the LOC133676665 gene encoding phosphatidylinositol 4-phosphate 5-kinase 4 has translation MSKEQSTVFRAWEATIRKTQAAKKRANSIFGTISIAHAEDDNDDDNDNRNLAEPYHAEKILPNGDYYTGQWYDNFPHGQGKYLWTDGCMYVGEWYKGKTMGRGRFSWPSGATYEGEFKSGYMDGIGTYTGSNGDTYRGQWVMNMKHGHGLKHFSNGDWYDGEWRRGFQEGNGKYEWKNGNHYVGEWKNGLMCGKGGFMWTNGNKFDGNWEDGLPKGNGTFKWLDGSFYVGNWSKDPSEQNGTYYPSESSVEGLEWDPQDVYKVHLSDSQVCPGERVSLLPSQKKLAVWNSSKGGGGEKPRRMSVDGRVSVGIERAIDRMNMWEGEDNTSTAGDRGRFSDADLLGLNVEEGIPKMMPIMRLPKACKRQGETISKGHKNYELMLNLQLGIRHSVGRPAPSASLDLKASAFDPKEKVWTRFPPEGSKYTPPHQSTEFKWKDYCPVVFRTLRKLFKVDPADYMLSICGNDALRELSSPGKSGSFFYLTNDDRYMIKTMKKSEAKVLIRMLPAYYNHVRSYENTLVTKFYGLHCVKLNGTAQKKVRFIIMGNLFCSEYTIHRRFDLKGSSLGRTTDKPESEIEATTILKDLDLNFIFRLQKAWFQEFCRQVDRDCELLEQERIMDYSLLVGLHFREVSPNGDLITSGMRTPPGETESDDGPRLSRADMDQLLLDPDMWSRIKLGINMPARAERTVRRSDCEYLLVGEPTGELYEVVMFFGIIDILQDYDISKKLEHAYKSIQYDPTSISAVDPKQYSRRFRDFLLKIFEEEI, from the exons ATGAGCAAAGAACAAAGCACTGTTTTTAGGGCATGGGAGGCCACGATACGCAAGACTCAAGCTGCGAAGAAACGAGCAAATAGCATCTTTGGTACGATCTCTATAGCTCATGCCGaggatgataatgatgatgacaaTGATAATAGAAACTTGGCGGAGCCTTACCATGCTGAGAAGATTTTGCCTAACGGGGATTATTATACAGGGCAATGGTATGATAATTTCCCTCATGGACAAGGCAAATATTTATGGACCGACGGGTGCATGTATGTCGGCGAGTGGTACAAGGGAAAAACGATGGGGAGAGGAAGGTTTAGTTGGCCTTCTGGAGCTACTTACGAGGGAGAATTTAAGAGTGGATATATGGATGGGATTGGTACATATACCGGGTCTAATGGGGATACATATAGAGGACAATGGGTTATGAACATGAAACATGGTCATGGCTTAAAGCATTTTTCGAATGGAGATTGGTATGATGGCGAATGGCGCCGTGGATTTCAAGAGGGAAATGGGAAATATGAATGGAAGAATGGTAACCATTATGTTGGTGAATGGAAGAATGGTTTAATGTGTGGTAAGGGAGGTTTTATGTGGACAAATGGGAATAAGTTTGATGGGAATTGGGAAGATGGTTTGCCTAAAGGGAATGGAACATTCAAATGGCTTGATGGGAGTTTTTATGTGGGGAATTGGAGTAAGGATCCAAGTGAACAAAATGGGACTTATTATCCTTCAGAGTCATCCGTAGAAGGTCTTGAATGGGATCCTCAGGATGTGTACAAGGTTCATTTGTCTGATTCTCAGGTTTGTCCCGGGGAGAGGGTTTCATTATTGCCATCTCAGAAGAAGCTTGCAGTTTGGAATTCATCGAAAGGCGGTGGTGGAGAGAAGCCCAGGAGGATGTCTGTTGATGGGAGGGTAAGTGTGGGCATAGAGAGGGCAATTGATAGGATGAATATGTGGGAGGGAGAGGATAATACTAGTACTGCTGGTGACCGTGGGAGATTTTCGGATGCTGATTTGTTGGGTCTAAATGTTGAGGAAGGGATTCCAAAGATGATGCCAATTATGAGATTACCGAAAGCTTGTAAGAGACAAGGAGAGACAATATCCAAAGGGCataagaattatgaacttatgCTCAATCTACAGCTAGGAATCAG GCATTCTGTTGGAAGACCTGCTCCATCTGCATCCCTTGACCTGAAGGCTTCAGCTTTTGATCCTAAGGAAAAAGTATGGACCAGATTTCCTCCAGAAGGAAGCAAATACACTCCACCGCACCAGTCAACGGAATTCAAATGGAAGGACTACTGCCCAGTGGTTTTCAG GACTCTGAGGAAACTGTTCAAGGTGGATCCAGCAGATTACATGCTATCCATCTGCGGAAATGACGCGCTTCGCGAGCTCTCATCTCCTGGAAAAAGtggtagttttttttacttgacgAATGATGATCGATACATGATAAAGACAATGAAAAAATCAGAAGCAAAA GTGCTTATAAGGATGCTTCCTGCCTATTACAACCATGTCAGGTCCTATGAGAACACCTTAGTGACCAAATTTTATGGTCTGCATTGTGTCAAGTTAAATGGGACTGCTCAGAAGAAG GTACGCTTCATCATCATGGGAAATCTCTTCTGTTCTGAATATACCATCCATAGACGCTTCGACCTGAAAGGATCTTCCCTTGGTCGAACCACGGATAAGCCAGAATCGGAGATTGAAGCAACCACTATCCTCAAAGACCTTGATCTGAACTTCATATTCAGACTACAGAAAGCTTGGTTTCAAGAGTTTTGCAG GCAAGTGGATAGGGACTGTGAGCTTCTTGAACAGGAGAGAATTATGGACTATAGTCTTTTGGTGGGTCTTCATTTTAGAGAAGTATCACCAAACGGAGATCTGATTACCTCTGGAATGCGGACACCTCCAG GCGAAACTGAAAGTGACGATGGACCTCGCCTTTCGAGAGCAGATATGGATCAGCTTCTTCTAGACCCTGACAT GTGGTCTCGAATCAAATTGGGTATAAACATGCCAGCACGAGCTGAAAGAACAGTAAGAAGAAGTGATTGTGAGTATCTTCTTGTAGGAGAGCCAACTGGGGAGCTTTATGAAGTTGTAATGTTCTTTGGTATAATTGACATACTTCAAGACTATGACATTAGCAAGAAGCTAGAGCATGCATATAAGTCCATCCAATATGATCCAACCTCAATTTCAGCTGTCGATCCTAAGCAATATTCAAGGCGATTTCGTGATTTCTTACTCAAAATTTTTGAGGAAGAAATTTGA
- the LOC133677052 gene encoding nudix hydrolase 16, mitochondrial-like isoform X1: MTELVARTGRQQQRYEAGCRLVAGCIPFKYRSFADNEDGKSEKVVEVLMINANSGPGLLFPKGGWENDETVEEAAAREALEEAGVQGDLLHFLGQYEFKSKTLQDKFSPEGLCKASMFALLVKEELQCWPEQNTRQRSWLTIPEAGECCRYKWMKDALEEGFTKWLDDQMISRSKKANDVNSSASSPEEH; this comes from the exons ATGACAGAATTGGTGGCTCGCACTGGCCGCCAACAGCAACGTTATGAAGCCGGTTGCCGGCTGGTCGCGGG GTGCATTCCTTTTAAGTACAGAAGCTTTGCGGACAACGAGGATGGCAAATCTGAGAAAGTTGTTGAGGTTTTAATGATAAACGCAAACAGTGGACCTGGTCTTCTCTTCCCGAAG GGTGGCTGGGAAAATGATGAAACTGTTGAAGAGGCAGCAGCACGGGAAGCTCTAGAAGAAGCTGGAGTTCAAGGTGATTTGCTG CATTTTCTGGGACAATACGAATTCAAAAGCAAAACCCTCCAAGACAAGTTTAGTCCAGAAGGTTTGTGTAAAGCTTCCATGTTTGCTTTGCTTGTGAAAGAGGAGCTCCAATGTTGGCCAGAACAGAACACTCGACAGAGAAGTTGGCTTACCATTCCTGAAGCTGGAGAGTGCTGTCGGTATAAATGGATGAAAGATGCCCTCGAGGAAGGTTTTACAAAATGGCTTGATGATCAAATGATTAGCAGATCAAAGAAAGCCAATGATGTAAATTCGTCTGCTTCATCTCCGGAAGAGCATTGA
- the LOC133677052 gene encoding nudix hydrolase 16, mitochondrial-like isoform X2 has protein sequence MIIGIKSSMCIPFKYRSFADNEDGKSEKVVEVLMINANSGPGLLFPKGGWENDETVEEAAAREALEEAGVQGDLLHFLGQYEFKSKTLQDKFSPEGLCKASMFALLVKEELQCWPEQNTRQRSWLTIPEAGECCRYKWMKDALEEGFTKWLDDQMISRSKKANDVNSSASSPEEH, from the exons ATGATCATAGGCATTAAATCTTCTAT GTGCATTCCTTTTAAGTACAGAAGCTTTGCGGACAACGAGGATGGCAAATCTGAGAAAGTTGTTGAGGTTTTAATGATAAACGCAAACAGTGGACCTGGTCTTCTCTTCCCGAAG GGTGGCTGGGAAAATGATGAAACTGTTGAAGAGGCAGCAGCACGGGAAGCTCTAGAAGAAGCTGGAGTTCAAGGTGATTTGCTG CATTTTCTGGGACAATACGAATTCAAAAGCAAAACCCTCCAAGACAAGTTTAGTCCAGAAGGTTTGTGTAAAGCTTCCATGTTTGCTTTGCTTGTGAAAGAGGAGCTCCAATGTTGGCCAGAACAGAACACTCGACAGAGAAGTTGGCTTACCATTCCTGAAGCTGGAGAGTGCTGTCGGTATAAATGGATGAAAGATGCCCTCGAGGAAGGTTTTACAAAATGGCTTGATGATCAAATGATTAGCAGATCAAAGAAAGCCAATGATGTAAATTCGTCTGCTTCATCTCCGGAAGAGCATTGA